Proteins found in one Triticum urartu cultivar G1812 chromosome 4, Tu2.1, whole genome shotgun sequence genomic segment:
- the LOC125554363 gene encoding EID1-like F-box protein 3 — MGADDVPSSGQLARSSPCRWDGDGTMTVSKAIAADEWSSGGRCIGARIRGVNVGILDEQVLTLVFRSISWDPRALCALARACRRLRAVADRVLWRELCVARAPRMVAELSTGPSSGRVPGGWPALAKLLLFCCGAAGAGVPGHLAAFSRFSKTSGRSFLSRRCAGDLLYASDPCEHAMAAAAADDDDDDDVGAYRGVFGGFMRSRTRACLVGGHAPLEPRVRCPCCGAGVWSLTDAGLVQRSACRRLGARDGRLVYFVCVSGHLHGSCWLARLSSSDGGGGDDSHNDRHLDLK, encoded by the coding sequence ATGGGCGCCGACGACGTGCCTAGCTCCGGCCAACTCGCGCGATCCAGTCCCTGCAGGTGGGATGGAGATGGAACCATGACTGTGAGCAAGGCCATTGCCGCCGACGAGTGGAGCAGCGGAGGACGGTGCATCGGAGCGCGGATCCGCGGGGTCAACGTGGGGATCCTGGACGAGCAGGTGCTCACGCTCGTGTTCCGCTCCATCAGCTGGGACCCGCGGgcgctgtgcgcgctggcgcgGGCCTGCCGCCGCCTGCGCGCCGTGGCGGACCGCGTGCTGTGGCGGGAGCTCTGCGTCGCGCGGGCGCCACGGATGGTGGCGGAGCTCTCCACGGGGCCATCGTCGGGCCGCGTGCCCGGCGGCTGGCCGGCGCTCGCCAAGCTGCTCCTCTTCTGCTGCGGCGCCGCGGGGGCGGGCGTCCCGGGCCACCTCGCCGCCTTCTCGCGCTTCTCCAAGACGTCGGGCCGGAGCTTTCTGTCACGGCGGTGCGCCGGGGACCTGCTGTACGCGTCGGACCCGTGCGAGCACGcgatggccgccgccgccgccgacgacgatgacgacgacgacgtGGGCGCGTACCGTGGCGTGTTCGGCGGCTTCATGCGCTCCCGCACTCGCGCCTGCCTGGTGGGCGGACACGCCCCGCTGGAGCCCCGCGTGCGCTGCCCCTGCTGCGGCGCCGGCGTCTGGAGCTTGACAGACGCGGGGCTCGTGCAGCGCAGCGCATGCCGCCGTCTCGGCGCACGCGACGGCCGCCTCGTCTACTTTGTCTGCGTCAGCGGACACCTCCACGGCAGCTGCTGGCTCGCGCGCCTCTCCTCCAgcgacggcggtggcggcgacgACTCACACAACGACCGGCACTTGGACCTAAAGTGA